In the Candidatus Rhodoblastus alkanivorans genome, one interval contains:
- a CDS encoding twin transmembrane helix small protein: MGNISNLLPAAAFAAVALVLLMGLANMLRGGSPNLSQTLMRWRVGLQLVALIVIMTVLFLRR; encoded by the coding sequence ATGGGCAATATTTCCAATTTACTTCCCGCCGCGGCTTTCGCTGCTGTCGCGCTGGTGCTGCTGATGGGACTGGCCAATATGCTGCGCGGCGGCAGCCCCAATCTGTCGCAGACGCTGATGCGCTGGCGCGTGGGGCTGCAATTGGTAGCTCTCATCGTCATCATGACCGTTCTGTTCCTACGCCGATGA
- a CDS encoding cob(I)yrinic acid a,c-diamide adenosyltransferase, which yields MVKLNKIYTKTGDDGSTGLANGERRPKSDARVEAYGDVDEANSAIGLARLSTADMPELDAMLERVQNDLFDLGADLATPPSDRPLGYEPLRIVASQVARLEDEIDALNVRLSPLRSFVLPGGSPASAALHLARAISRRAERRMVALAAAGEIVSPPALQFINRLSDFLFVAARVANRDGADDVLWKPGQNR from the coding sequence ATGGTCAAACTGAACAAAATCTACACGAAAACCGGAGACGACGGCTCGACAGGCCTCGCGAATGGCGAGAGGCGCCCTAAGAGCGACGCCCGGGTCGAGGCTTACGGCGATGTGGACGAGGCCAATTCCGCGATTGGCCTCGCGCGATTGTCCACGGCCGACATGCCCGAACTCGACGCGATGCTGGAGCGCGTACAGAACGATCTGTTCGATCTGGGCGCCGACCTCGCGACGCCGCCTTCCGACCGGCCGCTCGGCTATGAGCCGCTGCGAATCGTCGCGTCCCAAGTCGCCAGGCTTGAAGACGAAATCGATGCACTGAACGTCCGGCTGAGCCCGCTGCGCTCGTTCGTTCTGCCGGGTGGATCGCCCGCATCCGCCGCGCTGCACCTCGCGCGCGCGATCTCGCGGCGGGCCGAACGACGAATGGTCGCGCTGGCGGCGGCGGGCGAAATCGTCAGCCCGCCCGCTTTGCAATTCATCAATCGTCTGTCGGATTTTCTTTTCGTCGCCGCACGCGTCGCCAATCGAGACGGCGCCGATGACGTGCTCTGGAAACCGGGCCAGAATCGATAG
- a CDS encoding electron transfer flavoprotein subunit beta/FixA family protein, with protein MKILVPVKRVVDYNVKIRVKTDGSGVELANVKMSMNPFDEIAVEEALRLKEAGKATEIVVVSIGPQQATETLRTGLAMGADRGILVKTDEAVEPLAVAKILKSVAAEEEPGLIILGKQAIDDDSNQTGQMLAALLGWGQGTFASKVELADGSVDVTREVDGGLQTVTLKTPAVVTTDLRLNEPRYASLPNIMKAKKKPIAEKTPADYGVDVTPRLKVLKTTEPPTRKAGVKVGSVAELVAKLKDAGAL; from the coding sequence ATGAAAATTCTTGTGCCCGTGAAGCGGGTTGTTGATTACAATGTGAAGATCAGAGTGAAGACGGATGGGTCCGGCGTTGAGCTGGCCAATGTGAAGATGTCGATGAACCCATTCGACGAGATCGCCGTCGAAGAAGCGCTTCGTCTGAAGGAAGCCGGCAAAGCGACCGAAATCGTCGTCGTCTCGATCGGCCCGCAGCAGGCGACCGAGACGCTTCGCACCGGCCTCGCCATGGGCGCGGATCGCGGCATTCTGGTCAAGACCGATGAGGCCGTCGAGCCGCTGGCGGTCGCCAAGATTCTGAAAAGCGTCGCCGCCGAGGAAGAGCCCGGCCTGATCATTCTCGGCAAGCAGGCGATCGACGACGATTCCAACCAGACCGGCCAGATGCTCGCAGCATTGCTCGGCTGGGGCCAAGGCACCTTCGCCTCCAAGGTCGAACTGGCCGACGGCTCGGTCGATGTCACGCGCGAGGTTGATGGCGGCTTGCAGACCGTGACCCTGAAGACGCCGGCGGTCGTGACCACCGACCTGCGCCTCAACGAGCCGCGCTACGCCTCGCTGCCCAATATCATGAAGGCCAAGAAGAAGCCGATCGCCGAAAAGACCCCGGCCGATTACGGCGTGGATGTGACGCCGCGCCTGAAGGTGCTCAAGACCACGGAGCCTCCGACCCGCAAGGCGGGCGTGAAGGTGGGCTCGGTCGCCGAGCTGGTCGCGAAATTGAAAGATGCAGGGGCGCTGTGA
- a CDS encoding electron transfer flavoprotein subunit alpha/FixB family protein, giving the protein MTILLLAEVHNGHLNDSTAKALTAASALGGPVHVLVVGAGDEAAQAAAKLAGVEKVLTASGEAFAHGLAEPLADLIVSLAPSYDAIVAPATSTGKNVLPRVAALLDVAQVSEISKVISPDTFERPIYAGNAVQTVQATDAKKVITVRTSTFPATGEGGSAAIEAISGPAGAGLSSFKSEALAVSDRPELTSAKIIISGGRAMQNAENFKTYIEPVADKLGAAMGASRAAVDAGYAPNDWQVGQTGKVVAPELYIAVGISGAIQHLAGMKDSKVIVAINKDEEAPIFQVADYGLVADLYSALPEFKEELSKIGR; this is encoded by the coding sequence ATGACGATTCTTCTCCTTGCCGAAGTCCACAACGGCCATCTCAACGATTCGACCGCCAAGGCCCTGACCGCGGCGAGCGCGCTCGGCGGCCCGGTGCATGTTCTGGTCGTGGGCGCGGGCGATGAAGCCGCGCAGGCGGCGGCGAAGCTCGCGGGCGTGGAAAAAGTGCTGACCGCCTCGGGCGAGGCCTTCGCGCACGGCCTGGCCGAGCCTCTGGCCGACCTGATCGTGTCGCTCGCGCCGTCCTATGACGCGATCGTCGCCCCGGCGACCTCGACCGGCAAGAACGTGCTGCCGCGCGTCGCCGCGTTGCTGGATGTCGCGCAGGTGTCGGAAATCTCCAAGGTGATTTCGCCCGACACGTTCGAGCGCCCGATCTATGCCGGCAACGCCGTGCAGACGGTGCAGGCGACGGACGCGAAGAAGGTGATCACGGTGCGGACCTCGACCTTCCCGGCGACCGGCGAGGGTGGTTCGGCGGCGATCGAAGCGATCAGCGGACCCGCCGGAGCAGGCCTGTCGTCTTTCAAGAGCGAGGCGCTCGCCGTCTCGGATCGTCCCGAACTGACATCCGCCAAAATCATCATCTCGGGCGGGCGCGCGATGCAGAACGCCGAGAACTTCAAGACCTATATCGAGCCGGTGGCCGACAAGCTGGGCGCGGCCATGGGCGCCTCGCGCGCCGCTGTCGACGCGGGTTATGCGCCCAACGACTGGCAGGTCGGCCAAACCGGCAAGGTGGTGGCGCCGGAGCTTTACATCGCGGTGGGGATTTCCGGCGCGATCCAGCATCTGGCCGGCATGAAGGACTCCAAGGTCATCGTCGCCATCAACAAGGACGAGGAGGCGCCGATCTTCCAGGTCGCCGATTACGGCCTCGTCGCCGATCTCTATTCCGCCTTACCGGAATTTAAGGAAGAACTCTCGAAAATCGGTCGATAG
- a CDS encoding 3-hydroxybutyryl-CoA dehydrogenase, whose translation MAFEIRKIGVVGAGQMGSGIAQVSASAGFDVLMNDISEDRIQAAISRIDGNLSRLVERDAMTAGDKAAALRRIKPALTFNDLASADLVIEAATENEEVKRKILSDVCLPLKPGAIIATNTSSISITRLASTTNRPGRFIGIHFMNPVPRMQLVELIRGIATDDETFTAARNYIETLHKTVTVSEDFPAFIVNRILLPMINEAIYTLYEGVGTVDAIDTAMRLGANHPMGPLQLADFIGLDTCLSIMQVLHEGLADSKYRPCPLLVKYVEAGWLGRKTQRGFYDYRSGAPIPTR comes from the coding sequence ATGGCTTTCGAAATTCGCAAAATCGGCGTGGTCGGCGCGGGGCAGATGGGCTCCGGAATCGCGCAAGTGAGCGCGTCGGCCGGATTTGACGTCCTCATGAACGATATTTCCGAAGATCGGATTCAGGCGGCGATCTCCAGAATCGACGGAAATCTGAGCCGCCTGGTCGAACGCGACGCGATGACGGCCGGCGACAAAGCCGCAGCTCTGAGGCGGATCAAGCCCGCCTTGACCTTCAACGATCTGGCGTCGGCCGATCTTGTGATCGAGGCGGCGACAGAGAATGAAGAGGTCAAACGGAAAATTTTGTCGGACGTTTGCTTGCCGCTCAAGCCGGGCGCGATCATTGCAACCAATACATCGTCGATTTCCATCACCCGACTTGCTTCGACGACGAACCGGCCCGGCCGCTTCATCGGCATACATTTCATGAACCCGGTTCCACGGATGCAACTGGTGGAACTCATTCGCGGTATTGCAACGGACGATGAAACCTTCACCGCGGCGCGCAACTATATTGAAACGCTGCACAAGACGGTGACGGTTTCCGAAGACTTCCCCGCGTTCATCGTCAACCGGATTCTGTTGCCGATGATCAACGAAGCCATTTACACGCTCTACGAGGGCGTGGGCACGGTCGACGCCATCGACACGGCTATGCGCCTTGGCGCGAACCATCCCATGGGGCCATTGCAACTCGCCGACTTCATCGGCCTCGATACCTGCCTTTCGATCATGCAGGTCTTGCACGAAGGCCTCGCCGATTCGAAATATCGACCCTGCCCTTTGTTGGTGAAATATGTCGAGGCAGGCTGGCTCGGCCGAAAAACCCAACGCGGCTTCTACGACTATCGTAGCGGGGCGCCTATCCCGACACGATAG
- a CDS encoding HNH endonuclease, with translation MNAPVANLRTLVLNADMQPVSWAPLSIWSWQDALVALLKGRVYPVATYEDVVVRSANKSFEVPSVVALKAYHRRKTIAFTRYHVFLRDEFTCQYCGEKGLAKDLTFDHVIPRSKGGSTTWSNIVACCQRDNLLKADMTPKQAGMKLKRAPFEPTPYQLDMIARRLPQANNELHKTWNDFLYWDSELER, from the coding sequence ATGAACGCTCCGGTCGCCAATCTGCGCACACTCGTACTGAACGCCGACATGCAGCCGGTGAGTTGGGCGCCTCTGTCGATTTGGAGTTGGCAGGATGCGCTGGTCGCGCTGCTGAAGGGTCGCGTTTATCCCGTTGCGACCTATGAAGACGTCGTCGTGCGATCCGCCAATAAATCCTTCGAAGTCCCATCGGTCGTGGCCCTCAAGGCCTATCACCGGCGCAAGACGATCGCTTTCACGCGTTATCACGTTTTCCTGCGCGATGAGTTTACTTGCCAATATTGCGGAGAGAAGGGTCTGGCGAAAGACCTGACCTTCGACCATGTCATCCCGCGCTCCAAGGGCGGTTCAACGACCTGGTCGAATATTGTGGCCTGCTGCCAACGCGACAATTTGCTCAAAGCCGACATGACCCCGAAACAGGCGGGAATGAAGCTGAAACGCGCGCCATTTGAGCCGACGCCCTATCAATTGGATATGATCGCGCGGCGGCTTCCTCAGGCGAACAACGAATTGCACAAGACCTGGAACGACTTTCTCTATTGGGATTCGGAATTGGAACGCTGA
- a CDS encoding TIGR02300 family protein has protein sequence MAKPELGSKRQCQNCGAKFFDLNRDPILCPKCGATFQPPAVSRSAARAAAAEDEETELPESAAEMVPLEEADASEDKVAATVDDEVDLGDDAGDDDTFLEEEEEDNDDVSDLIDSDIETDEEG, from the coding sequence GTGGCGAAACCGGAACTCGGCAGCAAACGGCAGTGTCAGAATTGCGGTGCAAAATTTTTCGATCTCAACAGGGATCCCATTCTCTGCCCGAAATGCGGGGCGACCTTCCAACCGCCCGCAGTGTCGCGTTCCGCGGCGCGCGCTGCGGCGGCCGAGGATGAAGAAACCGAATTGCCTGAATCCGCCGCCGAAATGGTGCCGCTTGAGGAAGCCGACGCCTCGGAGGACAAGGTCGCCGCTACGGTCGACGACGAGGTCGATCTGGGCGATGACGCTGGCGACGACGACACGTTCCTCGAGGAAGAGGAAGAAGACAATGACGATGTTTCCGACCTGATCGACAGCGACATCGAGACGGACGAAGAAGGCTGA
- a CDS encoding malonyl-CoA decarboxylase yields MSNAFFSDLLTSIAERGRNLLDGRSWSFSEASVTAADVLALCGALLSGRGEATGAVIARETLDAFARLPEAARKSFFEVLAREFGPDQAQLERAVEAFRLAPDGAAASRLHYMSEPRRQELFRRLNRAPGGTKDLVAMRVDLLKICNEVAEFALIDADFVHLFNSWFNPGFLVLRHIDWGTPANILEKIIRYEAVHQIHDWDDLRRRIDPKDRRCYAFFHPALIDEPLIFVEVALTAAMPDNIQGLLAADRALEHPEKARTAVFYSISNCQQGLSGVSFGNFLIKQVVEELRRELPHLDQFVTLSPVPGFMKWLSSGDAPPISRLEQALRDLLMTDDWLESPEKQEAVRRALEPMAAEYFLKAKSQKGRPVDPVARFHLGNGARLERINWLGDRSPKGLRESAGIMVNYLYDLEEIEANHEAFLNKGEVVAASAVKKLLRGDTRSMFSRQSPSGPVATT; encoded by the coding sequence ATGAGCAACGCCTTTTTTTCCGATCTTTTGACGAGCATCGCCGAGCGTGGGAGGAATCTGCTCGACGGACGCTCGTGGTCGTTCAGCGAGGCCTCTGTGACCGCCGCGGATGTCCTCGCGCTTTGCGGCGCCTTATTATCCGGCCGGGGTGAAGCGACGGGCGCCGTCATTGCGCGCGAGACTTTGGACGCCTTTGCTCGTCTGCCTGAAGCCGCGCGGAAAAGCTTTTTTGAGGTTTTGGCTCGCGAGTTCGGGCCGGACCAGGCGCAACTCGAGCGGGCGGTCGAGGCGTTCAGGCTGGCTCCGGACGGCGCGGCGGCGTCACGCCTGCATTATATGTCCGAGCCGCGCCGACAGGAATTGTTCCGTCGACTCAATCGCGCTCCCGGCGGCACCAAGGATCTTGTCGCGATGCGCGTGGATTTGCTCAAAATTTGCAATGAGGTTGCAGAATTCGCATTAATCGACGCGGATTTTGTGCATCTTTTTAACTCCTGGTTCAATCCAGGCTTTCTTGTTCTGCGCCATATCGACTGGGGAACGCCAGCTAATATTCTGGAGAAAATCATTCGTTACGAGGCGGTCCATCAAATCCATGATTGGGACGACCTGCGACGCCGGATCGATCCGAAGGATCGACGCTGCTACGCCTTTTTCCATCCAGCTCTGATCGATGAACCTCTCATTTTCGTGGAAGTCGCGCTGACGGCGGCGATGCCTGACAATATCCAGGGACTGCTCGCGGCGGATCGGGCGCTCGAGCATCCGGAAAAAGCGCGCACGGCCGTGTTCTATTCGATTTCGAATTGCCAGCAGGGATTATCCGGAGTCTCGTTTGGCAATTTTCTCATCAAACAGGTCGTGGAGGAGTTGCGCCGCGAATTGCCTCATCTGGATCAGTTTGTCACCCTGTCGCCCGTCCCAGGATTTATGAAATGGCTGTCCTCTGGTGACGCGCCGCCGATCTCAAGGCTGGAGCAGGCATTGCGCGACCTGCTGATGACCGATGATTGGCTCGAGAGCCCCGAGAAACAGGAAGCCGTGCGTCGCGCGCTGGAGCCGATGGCGGCCGAATATTTTCTGAAGGCGAAATCGCAGAAGGGCCGCCCTGTCGATCCCGTCGCCCGGTTCCATCTTGGCAACGGGGCGCGGCTCGAACGCATCAATTGGCTTGGCGACCGCTCGCCGAAAGGGCTGCGCGAATCCGCCGGCATTATGGTCAATTACCTTTATGATCTTGAAGAGATCGAGGCCAATCACGAGGCCTTTCTCAACAAGGGAGAGGTCGTCGCCGCCAGCGCCGTCAAGAAATTGCTACGCGGCGACACACGTTCGATGTTCTCGCGCCAGAGCCCAAGTGGACCCGTCGCCACGACATAA
- the mepA gene encoding penicillin-insensitive murein endopeptidase: MKSSKISIRLALGVFAILSSAFAFGLAAEAQEKGTLDPKPLPPLKHPNDPSTPAKQLFGRAIEPAQLSARSIGFYSRGCLAGAKALPVNGATWQVMRVSRDRYWGHPALIGFLERLAARAPSEAGWPGILVGDMSQPRGGPMLTGHASHQIGLDVDIWLTPMLERRLSRGERETISAVNMVRRNGLDVDRSVWSPGQLGIIRAAARDPIVERVFVNAAIKRALCRDATGDRSWLHNVRPYYGHNYHFHVRIACPAGNEECRPQDPVPPGDGCDASLNWWITDAVLHPRLNPHAKPRPSLTMAELPPECRRVLVAK, from the coding sequence ATGAAATCGAGCAAAATATCCATTCGCCTGGCCCTCGGTGTTTTCGCAATTCTGTCATCCGCGTTCGCGTTCGGCCTTGCCGCCGAGGCGCAGGAAAAGGGAACGCTCGACCCGAAGCCGCTGCCTCCCCTCAAGCACCCCAACGATCCTTCGACCCCGGCGAAGCAATTGTTTGGTCGGGCGATCGAACCCGCTCAGCTTTCTGCCCGTTCCATCGGATTTTATTCGCGCGGCTGCCTCGCGGGCGCCAAGGCGTTGCCGGTCAATGGCGCGACCTGGCAAGTCATGCGCGTGTCCCGCGACCGTTATTGGGGGCATCCCGCTCTTATAGGCTTCCTCGAACGCCTGGCGGCTCGTGCGCCCAGCGAGGCCGGCTGGCCTGGGATTCTCGTCGGCGACATGTCGCAGCCGCGGGGCGGGCCGATGCTCACGGGCCATGCGTCGCACCAAATTGGCCTGGACGTCGATATCTGGCTTACGCCGATGCTGGAACGCAGGCTTTCGCGTGGGGAGCGCGAGACAATATCGGCGGTGAACATGGTTCGCCGGAATGGCCTCGACGTGGATCGCTCCGTCTGGTCTCCGGGTCAGCTAGGCATTATTCGCGCCGCCGCGCGCGATCCGATCGTCGAGCGCGTTTTCGTGAATGCGGCCATCAAAAGAGCCCTGTGCCGCGACGCGACCGGCGATCGGTCGTGGCTGCATAACGTTCGCCCCTATTATGGGCATAATTACCATTTCCATGTTCGGATCGCCTGTCCGGCCGGGAACGAAGAATGTCGGCCGCAGGATCCCGTTCCGCCCGGCGACGGCTGCGATGCTTCGCTCAATTGGTGGATCACGGACGCCGTTCTTCATCCAAGACTCAATCCTCACGCCAAGCCCCGGCCCTCGCTGACAATGGCGGAATTGCCGCCGGAATGCCGACGCGTTCTGGTTGCGAAATAG
- a CDS encoding L,D-transpeptidase: MRKLAQLLLVFATFLIAPAALARVQISINLSTQRMDVRSSDGQSYSWPISSARAGYVTPRGVYSATSLQRMHYSKKYHNSPMPHSIFFRGGYAIHGTYATRSLGRPASHGCVRISPANAAQLYSLVRAEGATIRISGSPPPSRPFASEWRDRKHHHHYAYNAGRHHRHYAHYAGRPYHSSVMSYAPTRQGTYPAGIFGVVLSQ; this comes from the coding sequence ATGCGTAAATTGGCTCAACTCCTCCTGGTTTTCGCTACATTCTTGATTGCGCCCGCCGCGTTGGCGCGGGTCCAGATATCCATCAATCTCTCAACTCAGAGGATGGACGTCCGCTCCTCCGACGGCCAAAGTTATTCCTGGCCGATCTCCTCCGCCCGCGCGGGCTATGTGACCCCGCGCGGCGTATATTCGGCGACATCTCTGCAAAGGATGCACTATTCCAAAAAATACCATAATTCGCCAATGCCGCATTCGATTTTCTTCCGTGGCGGCTATGCGATCCATGGAACTTATGCGACGCGCTCCCTCGGACGCCCGGCGTCGCACGGCTGCGTCCGAATTTCCCCTGCCAATGCCGCCCAGCTCTATTCCCTGGTGCGGGCGGAGGGCGCTACGATCAGGATCAGCGGCTCCCCGCCGCCCAGCCGCCCGTTCGCCAGCGAATGGCGCGATCGCAAGCATCACCACCATTATGCCTATAATGCCGGGCGCCATCATCGTCACTACGCCCATTACGCCGGGCGGCCTTACCATTCGTCCGTAATGTCCTATGCGCCCACCAGGCAGGGAACGTATCCAGCCGGCATATTTGGGGTCGTTCTCTCCCAATAG
- a CDS encoding SemiSWEET family sugar transporter has protein sequence MAPETELVGFLAGTLTTLCWTPQAVKILRSRDAKSISMTTQATFVVGCMLWLIYGVLIGSLSIVLFNAITIALNALIILLKLRYDARVVDNPA, from the coding sequence ATGGCTCCCGAAACGGAACTTGTCGGGTTCCTTGCCGGAACGCTCACGACCTTGTGCTGGACGCCGCAGGCGGTCAAAATTCTGCGGAGCAGGGACGCGAAGTCGATTTCGATGACGACCCAGGCGACATTCGTCGTCGGCTGCATGCTTTGGCTGATTTACGGCGTCCTGATCGGCTCTCTGTCGATCGTGTTGTTCAATGCGATCACCATAGCGCTCAATGCGCTTATCATCCTGCTCAAGCTGCGTTACGACGCGAGGGTGGTCGACAACCCGGCTTGA
- the hrcA gene encoding heat-inducible transcriptional repressor HrcA encodes MAANPDVLASSAGSLSRLNERSREIFKNIVETYLAHGEPVGSRHLSRILSVPLSPASVRNVMQDLEELGLVYSPHTSAGRLPTELGLRFFVDSLLQIGDLTELERDRIEAQICAASRERTMEDALSEAGLLLSGLTRGAGVVLTSKDNSRLRQIEFVRLEPEKALAILVSDDGSVENRILPVPADLPASALVEASNYLNSRVRGRTLSQVRDEIEISRVAAQAELDVLTARLVDAGLAIWAGPAGAAQNLIVRGHANLLDDLTAMVDLERIRLLFDDLETKRDVIDLLSRAEEGEGVRIFIGSENKLFSLSGSSMIAAPFHDSQRRIVGVLGVIGPTRLNYARVVPMVDYTARVMARLYGGV; translated from the coding sequence ATGGCTGCAAATCCGGACGTCCTGGCCTCCAGCGCAGGGTCGCTTTCGCGACTTAATGAACGCTCGCGCGAAATTTTCAAGAATATCGTCGAGACCTATCTTGCCCATGGCGAGCCGGTCGGCTCACGCCACCTTTCCCGTATTCTGTCCGTGCCGCTGTCGCCCGCCTCGGTGCGCAACGTAATGCAGGATCTGGAGGAGTTGGGCCTGGTCTATTCTCCTCATACCAGCGCTGGTCGCCTCCCGACCGAACTCGGGCTTCGCTTCTTCGTCGATTCCCTCCTCCAGATCGGCGATCTCACCGAACTGGAGCGCGATCGGATCGAAGCGCAAATTTGCGCGGCGTCGCGGGAACGAACCATGGAGGACGCCCTGTCGGAAGCCGGGCTCCTGCTATCGGGTCTGACGCGAGGAGCGGGCGTCGTTCTGACAAGCAAGGACAATAGTCGCCTAAGACAGATTGAATTCGTGCGCCTTGAGCCGGAAAAGGCGTTGGCGATCCTGGTCTCGGACGACGGCTCCGTCGAGAACCGCATTCTGCCCGTTCCCGCGGATCTTCCGGCCTCCGCCCTGGTCGAGGCGAGCAACTACCTCAATTCGCGCGTCCGGGGCCGGACTTTGTCGCAAGTGCGTGACGAAATCGAGATTTCGCGCGTCGCCGCTCAGGCTGAACTGGATGTGCTGACCGCGCGGCTGGTTGACGCGGGCCTGGCGATTTGGGCCGGCCCGGCCGGCGCCGCCCAGAACCTCATCGTGCGCGGCCACGCAAATCTCCTTGATGATTTGACGGCGATGGTCGATCTCGAGCGTATCCGCCTGCTGTTCGATGATCTCGAAACAAAGCGGGACGTCATCGATCTGCTTTCCCGCGCCGAAGAGGGCGAGGGCGTGCGTATCTTCATTGGCTCGGAAAACAAATTGTTTTCTTTGTCCGGCTCGTCGATGATCGCCGCGCCCTTTCACGATTCACAACGGCGAATCGTCGGCGTGCTCGGCGTGATTGGACCCACGCGGCTCAATTACGCGCGCGTCGTCCCCATGGTCGATTATACCGCCCGGGTCATGGCGCGCCTCTATGGCGGCGTCTGA
- the rpsT gene encoding 30S ribosomal protein S20: MANTKSAKKAVRQIARRTAINRQRRSKMRTFIRKVEEAISTGDQSAAKSALAAAEPILMRAAQKGIVHKNNASRKVSRLSSRVAALGKQA, translated from the coding sequence ATGGCGAATACCAAATCGGCGAAGAAGGCCGTCCGTCAAATCGCTCGGCGCACCGCGATCAATCGCCAGCGTCGCAGCAAAATGCGCACATTCATCCGCAAGGTCGAGGAAGCGATCAGCACGGGCGATCAGTCCGCCGCCAAGTCCGCGCTCGCCGCAGCCGAACCGATCCTCATGCGCGCCGCGCAGAAGGGCATTGTTCACAAGAACAATGCGTCCCGTAAAGTGTCGCGCCTGTCCTCTCGCGTCGCTGCGCTCGGCAAACAGGCGTAA
- a CDS encoding enoyl-CoA hydratase, with translation MSYQNILVEADGAVGLIRLNRPKALNALNSRLIQELNVALDEFEKDPEIGALVLTGSDKAFAAGADIKELQLLTYMDAYLSDTIRSWERLSYFRKPAIAAVAGFALGGGCELAMMCDFILAAETAKFGQPEVKLGILPGAGGTQRLSRFIGKSKAMEMCLTGRMMGAEEAERCGLVSRVVPAEQLVEEAVKTARTIASMSLPITMQIKDCINSAFESTLTEGVKFERRNFHAAFATHDQKEGMTAFIEKRQAHFKNR, from the coding sequence ATGTCTTATCAAAACATCCTTGTCGAAGCCGATGGCGCCGTCGGGCTCATCCGGCTCAATCGTCCGAAGGCTTTGAATGCGCTGAATTCACGATTGATCCAGGAATTGAACGTCGCGCTCGATGAATTTGAGAAAGATCCCGAAATCGGCGCCTTGGTATTGACGGGGTCGGATAAGGCGTTCGCCGCCGGCGCCGACATCAAAGAATTGCAATTGCTGACTTATATGGACGCCTATCTCAGCGATACGATCCGCAGCTGGGAGCGTTTATCCTATTTCCGTAAGCCGGCGATCGCCGCTGTCGCGGGCTTTGCGCTGGGCGGCGGCTGCGAGCTTGCCATGATGTGCGATTTCATTCTGGCCGCGGAGACCGCAAAATTCGGCCAGCCTGAAGTGAAACTCGGCATCCTGCCCGGCGCTGGCGGCACGCAGCGCCTGTCCCGTTTTATCGGCAAATCCAAGGCCATGGAAATGTGCCTGACGGGCCGGATGATGGGCGCTGAGGAAGCCGAACGCTGCGGTCTCGTTTCTCGTGTCGTGCCCGCCGAGCAATTGGTCGAGGAGGCGGTGAAGACGGCGCGCACAATCGCGTCCATGTCCCTGCCGATCACCATGCAGATCAAGGATTGTATCAATTCAGCCTTTGAATCGACCTTGACCGAAGGTGTCAAATTCGAACGGCGGAACTTTCACGCCGCATTTGCGACCCACGATCAAAAGGAAGGCATGACGGCGTTCATCGAGAAGCGCCAGGCGCATTTCAAGAATCGCTGA